From Luteolibacter yonseiensis, one genomic window encodes:
- a CDS encoding collagen-like triple helix repeat-containing protein yields the protein MSLHNEISTVTFDGNNSNRTGYDIPFPFFEKSHLSVIVTRESDGAEIPLILNSGFGVEQENETKPFKIVTSDPWDSTHTLTITRRMPLTQTHEYVEGQRIAMGSLEKSFDWIVMQVQWLWHHFHRLIADRPTHAELAAAIEAVELTPGPRGEQGIQGVQGPQGIQGPQGETGEPMPLLQLDAPPQDGIAGAKQTIHAAFPGTVVAGGNITVHLRYPGMPDLGPYLVAVQSGDNPGVVRTKMVNELNLHAAVTGLADIWPGGTGTLVIGRRIEAASSSAFGLLVSMGSVTGISYTETLVVPGNEESAGTVAGAGQLAIVTMPGTGNKYTFVAQGTSPMRWAGVTSGLIHDEELPGWRILRYHGSGADRTTEHVAID from the coding sequence ATGTCACTTCACAACGAAATCTCCACCGTCACCTTCGACGGAAACAACTCCAACAGGACCGGCTACGACATCCCGTTTCCCTTCTTCGAAAAGAGCCATCTCTCGGTCATCGTGACGCGCGAATCCGACGGAGCGGAAATCCCCCTCATCCTGAACTCGGGCTTCGGGGTCGAGCAGGAGAACGAGACGAAGCCCTTCAAGATCGTCACCTCGGATCCTTGGGATTCCACCCACACCCTCACCATCACCCGCAGGATGCCCCTCACCCAGACCCACGAGTATGTGGAAGGACAGCGCATCGCGATGGGTTCTCTGGAGAAAAGCTTCGATTGGATCGTCATGCAGGTCCAGTGGCTCTGGCACCACTTCCACCGGCTCATCGCCGACCGCCCCACCCATGCGGAGCTCGCGGCCGCCATCGAGGCGGTCGAGCTCACCCCCGGTCCGCGGGGCGAGCAGGGAATCCAGGGCGTCCAGGGGCCGCAGGGGATCCAAGGCCCGCAAGGGGAGACCGGCGAACCCATGCCGCTGCTCCAGTTGGACGCCCCACCGCAGGATGGGATCGCCGGAGCGAAGCAGACCATCCACGCCGCGTTTCCCGGGACGGTGGTCGCGGGTGGAAACATCACCGTTCATTTGCGCTACCCGGGAATGCCGGATCTGGGGCCCTATCTGGTGGCCGTCCAGAGTGGAGACAACCCGGGCGTTGTCAGGACCAAGATGGTGAACGAACTGAACCTCCACGCCGCCGTCACCGGACTGGCGGACATCTGGCCGGGCGGCACCGGGACGCTCGTCATCGGGCGCAGGATCGAGGCGGCATCCTCCTCCGCTTTCGGACTGCTCGTCAGCATGGGATCCGTCACCGGCATTTCCTACACCGAGACACTTGTCGTCCCCGGGAATGAGGAATCCGCGGGGACCGTCGCGGGCGCCGGCCAACTCGCCATCGTCACCATGCCGGGCACCGGAAACAAATACACGTTCGTCGCCCAAGGCACCTCGCCCATGCGCTGGGCGGGCGTCACGTCCGGACTCATCCACGATGAGGAACTCCCCGGTTGGAGAATCCTTCGGTATCACGGCAGCGGCGCCGACCGCACCACCGAGCACGTGGCGATCGATTGA
- a CDS encoding metallophosphoesterase, whose amino-acid sequence MREPVHYDIIGDIHGRFDKLAGLLQRMGYEREGAGFKPPAGRVALFLGDLIDPKEGHVLPGGVRATLRAVKAMMDAGHALCLMGNHELNAVYYHSKGPDGRWLRHHGSRNRRMHAGTLADFPDHRDPAGEWMSVWMPWLKKLPLWLDLGGIRAVHATWHEESIALLTGRDLADVDFFLAASDERTPEGNAVEILLKGLLAGLPEGVFFLDGAGIQRGRFRVCWWLFPEKGMPCGSLVFPANADIPDHPVSDDAIAGIPSYPLAAPPVFFGHYSKPSDSLLHPERHNVACLDHSAAKGGPLIAYRWRGERELDPAHYVRHG is encoded by the coding sequence ATGCGGGAACCGGTCCATTACGACATCATCGGAGACATCCACGGACGTTTCGACAAGTTGGCCGGGCTGCTGCAGCGGATGGGCTATGAGAGGGAGGGAGCGGGCTTCAAGCCTCCGGCGGGCCGTGTGGCGTTGTTTCTCGGCGATCTGATCGATCCGAAGGAGGGCCATGTCCTGCCCGGTGGCGTGCGCGCCACCCTGCGGGCGGTGAAGGCGATGATGGATGCCGGACATGCGTTGTGCCTGATGGGGAACCACGAGTTGAACGCGGTCTATTACCACAGCAAGGGGCCGGACGGCCGCTGGCTCCGCCACCACGGCAGCAGGAACAGGAGGATGCACGCGGGAACCCTGGCGGATTTCCCGGATCACCGGGATCCCGCCGGCGAGTGGATGTCGGTCTGGATGCCGTGGTTGAAAAAGCTGCCGCTGTGGCTGGACCTCGGAGGCATCCGCGCGGTGCATGCGACGTGGCACGAGGAATCGATCGCGCTGCTGACGGGCCGGGATCTGGCGGACGTGGATTTTTTCCTCGCGGCCAGCGACGAGCGGACGCCGGAGGGGAATGCGGTGGAGATCCTGCTGAAGGGATTGCTCGCGGGGTTGCCGGAAGGGGTGTTTTTCCTAGATGGCGCGGGCATCCAGCGGGGGCGTTTCCGGGTTTGCTGGTGGTTGTTTCCGGAGAAGGGAATGCCGTGCGGCAGCCTGGTTTTTCCGGCGAACGCGGACATCCCCGACCACCCGGTTTCCGACGACGCCATCGCCGGCATCCCGAGCTACCCCCTGGCGGCTCCGCCGGTGTTTTTCGGGCATTACTCGAAGCCTTCTGATTCCCTGCTTCATCCGGAACGCCACAATGTCGCGTGTCTGGACCATTCCGCGGCGAAGGGCGGCCCTCTCATCGCCTACCGGTGGCGCGGCGAGCGCGAACTGGACCCGGCGCATTACGTGCGGCACGGGTGA
- a CDS encoding acyltransferase family protein: MSSIPPQNTSPRFYIPSLDGIRGIAILLVFFSHAGLDRIIPGGLGVTIFFFLSGYLITTLLRRELEGTGHIDFKQFYIRRMLRIWPAFYFVLIAGAALTVFGFLPGVIQPTPLLSQILHFGNYYAIFHGNAGTSIGTGIYWSLAVEEHFYLVFPFVYYLVVKVGVKARGQMLILMFMCVAFLAWRYVLVVEMDMDDHRSYYASDTRVDSILYGSMLAILGNPVMDRVRFSDRVWKLFLVPASLALIAFTLLYRSPDFRETVRYSLQGIALYPLFTAAIRHPDWLPFRILNTRVVRFFGWISYPLYLVHFTVLRAFLTSSFHPVVEGALSFVVSIILAYAIYRLIEQPIAKLRKKHSHPGPSQPSGRPEVILAGPAVPRLGSDPAS; this comes from the coding sequence ATGTCTTCCATACCCCCTCAAAACACCTCCCCACGTTTTTACATCCCTTCCCTCGACGGCATCCGGGGAATCGCCATCCTGCTGGTGTTCTTCTCACACGCGGGCCTCGACCGGATCATCCCCGGCGGACTCGGTGTGACGATCTTCTTCTTCCTCAGCGGCTACCTCATCACCACCCTGCTCCGGCGGGAGCTGGAGGGCACCGGCCATATCGACTTCAAGCAATTCTACATCCGCCGCATGCTGCGGATCTGGCCTGCGTTCTACTTCGTCCTCATCGCCGGCGCGGCCCTCACCGTCTTCGGGTTCCTGCCCGGCGTCATCCAGCCGACGCCGCTGCTCAGCCAGATATTACATTTCGGAAACTATTATGCCATCTTCCATGGCAACGCCGGCACCAGCATCGGCACCGGCATCTATTGGTCGCTCGCGGTGGAGGAACACTTCTATCTCGTGTTCCCCTTCGTCTATTACCTCGTCGTGAAGGTCGGGGTCAAGGCGCGCGGCCAGATGCTCATCCTCATGTTCATGTGCGTGGCCTTCCTCGCATGGAGATATGTCCTCGTCGTGGAGATGGACATGGACGACCACCGCAGCTACTACGCGTCCGACACCCGGGTCGATTCCATCCTCTACGGCAGCATGCTGGCGATCCTGGGAAACCCCGTGATGGACCGTGTGAGGTTCTCCGACCGTGTCTGGAAACTGTTTCTTGTGCCGGCGAGCCTCGCCCTGATCGCCTTCACGCTGCTTTACCGTTCCCCGGATTTCCGTGAAACGGTGCGCTACTCGCTGCAGGGAATCGCGCTCTATCCGTTGTTCACCGCGGCGATCCGCCACCCGGACTGGCTGCCATTCCGGATCCTGAACACCCGCGTCGTCAGATTCTTCGGCTGGATCTCCTATCCGCTGTATCTCGTCCACTTCACGGTGCTGAGGGCGTTCCTCACCAGCAGCTTCCACCCCGTCGTCGAGGGAGCACTGTCCTTCGTGGTCTCCATCATCCTCGCCTACGCCATCTACCGCCTCATCGAGCAGCCCATCGCGAAGCTCCGGAAGAAGCACTCGCACCCCGGTCCTTCCCAGCCGTCCGGTCGCCCGGAAGTGATTCTCGCCGGGCCCGCCGTTCCCCGGCTCGGAAGCGATCCGGCCTCCTGA